One Prinia subflava isolate CZ2003 ecotype Zambia chromosome 8, Cam_Psub_1.2, whole genome shotgun sequence DNA window includes the following coding sequences:
- the ACE gene encoding angiotensin-converting enzyme — MPAALGLLLGLSLAGALRPDLEPPHYNSTEEGAILFAKAYNSTAELVLYDSVLASWNYNTNLTAENAALQVKASLEEQNFTELWGKKAKDLYGDKWNNFSDPQLRKIIGSIQTLGPSNLPLEMREQYNTILSDMDKIYSTAKVCLPNGTCWDLEPDLSDIMATSRSYKKLLFAWEGWHNAAGNPLRPKYEQFVKLSNDAYSMDGFNDTGSYWRSWYDSESFEKDLEGIYNQLEPLYLNLHAFVRRKLYDRYGPKYINLRGPIPAHLLGNMWAQQWNNIYDLMIPYPEKPNLDVTSTMVQQGWNATHMFRVSEEFFTSLGLLEMPTEFWEKSMLEKPTDGREVVCHASAWDFYNRKDFRIKQCTSVTMEQLFTVHHEMGHIQYYLQYKDQPVSFRSGANPGFHEAIGDVLSLSVSTPSHLKKIGLLSTATEDQESNINYLLKMALEKIAFLPFGYLIDQWRWNVFSGRTPPSRYNYDWWYLRTKYQGICAPVSRNESNFDPGAKYHIPGNTPYIRYFVSFILQFQFHKALCQAANHNGSLHTCDIYRSKEAGDKLREVLKAGSSKSWQEILLNLTGTGQMDAGPLLEYFSPVTKWLQEQNNKTNEVLGWPDFDWRPPVPEGYPEGIDKIADEAQAKEFLSEYNSTAEEVWNAYTEASWAYNTNITDHNKEIMLEKNLAMSKHTLEYGMRARQFDTSDFQDQSVTRILKKLSVIERAALPEDELKEYNTLLSDMETTYSVAKVCRENKTCHPLDPDLTDIMATSRDYDELLFAWKGWRDASGKKMRNNYKRYVELSNKAAVLNGYKDNGAYWRSLYETPTFEEDLERLYLQLQPLYLNLHAYVRRALYKKYGAEHINLKGPIPAHLLGNMWAQSWSNIFDLVIPFPDATKVDATPAMKKQGWTPKKMFEESDRFFTSLGLIPMPQEFWDKSMIEKPSDGREVVCHASAWDFYNRKDFRIKQCTVVNMDDLITVHHEMGHVQYFLQYKDQPVSFRDGANPGFHEAVGDVMALSVSTPKHLHSINLLDQVMENEESDINYLMSIALDKIAFLPFGYLMDQWRWKVFDGRIKENEYNKEWWNLRMKYQGLCPPALRSEDDFDPGAKFHIPANVPYIRYFVSFVIQFQFHQALCDAAGHKGPLHTCDIYQSQKAGKILGDALKLGFSKPWPEAMQLITGQPNMSAEALMSYFKPLMTWLEKENEKNGEVLGWPEYSWTPYTATPAQDDSSKTDFLGMSLTKSQATAGGWVLLALALIFLITTIFLAVKFFSARRKAFKSSSEMELK; from the exons aTGCCCGCggcgctggggctgctgctcgggctgagcctggcaggtGCCCTTCGGCCCGACCTCGAGCCCCCCCACTATAACAGCACCGAGGAAGGGGCCATCCTCTTCGCCAAAGCCTACAACAGCACGGCCGAGCTCGTCCTCTACGACAGCGTCTTGGCCAGCTGGAATTACAACACCAACCTGACGGCCGaaaatgctgctctgcag GTCAAGGCATCGCTGGAGGAGCAGAACTTCACAGAGCTATGGGGGAAGAAGGCCAAGGACCTCTATGGTGACAAGTGGAATAACTTCAGTGACCCCCAGCTGAGGAAAATCATTGGATCCATCCAGACCTTGGGACCCTCCAATCTACCCCTGGAGATGAGAGAGCAG TACAACACCATCCTGAGTGACATGGACAAAATCTACTCCACAGCCAAAGTGTGCCTGCCCAATGGCACCTGCTGGGATCTGGAGCCAG ACCTCTCGGACATCATGGCCACCTCCCGCAGCTACAAGAAGCTGCTCTTCGCCTGGGAGGGGTGGCACAATGCGGCGGGGAACCCGCTGCGCCCCAAGTACGAGCAGTTTGTGAAGCTGAGCAACGACGCCTACTCGATGGATG GATTCAATGACACAGGCAGCTACTGGCGCTCCTGGTATGACTCAGAGTCCTTTGAGAAGGACCTGGAGGGCATCTACAATCAGCTGGAGCCACTCTACCTCAACCTGCACGCCTTTGTCCGGAGGAAGCTGTATGATCGCTATGGGCCCAAATACATCAACCTCAGGGGTCCCATCCCTGCTCACCTCCTGG GGAATATGTGGGCTCAGCAGTGGAACAACATCTATGACCTGATGATCCCCTACCCTGAGAAGCCCAACCTTGATGTCACGAGCACCATGGTGCAGCAG GGCTGGAATGCTACCCATATGTTCCGGGTCTCGGAGGAGTTCTTCACCTCCCTGGGGCTTCTGGAGATGCCCACTGAATTCTGGGAGAAGTCCATGCTGGAAAAGCCGACAGATGGGCGGGAGGTGGTATGCCATGCCTCGGCCTGGGACTTCTACAACCGCAAGGACTTCAG GATCAAGCAGTGCACGTCGGTGACCATGGAGCAGCTGTTCACAGTGCACCACGAGATGGGCCACATCCAGTACTACCTGCAGTACAAGGACCAGCCCGTGTCCTTCCGCAGCGGGGCCAACCCTGGCTTCCACGAGGCCATTGGCGatgtcctgtccctctctgtCTCCACCCCCAGCCACCTCAAGAAAATCGGTCTCCTCAGCACTGCTACTGAGGATCAAG AGAGCAATATCAACTACCTGCTGAAGATGGCCCTGGAGAAGATTGCCTTCCTGCCCTTTGGCTACCTCATCGACCAGTGGCGCTGGAACGTGTTCAGTGGCCGCACACCGCCGAGCCGGTACAACTACGACTGGTGGTATCTGAG AACCAAATACCAAGGTATCTGTGCTCCGGTTTCAAGGAATGAAAGCAACTTTGACCCTGGAGCAAAGTACCACATCCCAGGGAACACTCCTTACATCAG GTACTTTGTCAGCTTCATCCTCCAGTTCCAGTTTCACAAGGCGCTGTGCCAGGCAGCCAACCACAATGGTTCCCTGCACACCTGTGACATCTACAGGTCCAAAGAGGCTGGAGACAAACTCAG GGAAGTGTTGAAAGCTGGGTCCTCAAAGTCATGGCAGGAAATCCTCTTGAATCTCACTGGCACAGGTCAGATGGATGCTGGTCCCCTTCTGGAGTATTTCAGCCCTGTCACCAAGTGGCTTCAGGAGCAGAACAACAAGACCAATGAGGTGCTGGGCTGGCCTGACTTTGACTGGCGTCCCCCTGTCCCTGAAGGCTACCCTGAAGGCATTG ACAAAATAGCAGATGAGGCACAAGCCAAAGAGTTCTTGTCTGAGTacaacagcacagctgaggaagtGTGGAATGCCTACACTGAGGCATCCTGGGCCTACAACACCAACATCACTGACCACAACAAGGAGATCATG CTGGAAAAGAACTTGGCCATGTCCAAGCACACCCTGGAGTATGGCATGAGAGCCAGGCAGTTTGACACCTCTGATTTCCAAGACCAAAGTGTCACCCGCATCCTCAAGAAGCTGAGTGTAATTGAGAGGGCAGCCCTACCTGAGGATGAGCTGAAGGAG TACAACACCCTCCTCTCGGATATGGAGACCACATACAGCGTGGCCAAGGTCTGCAGGGAGAACAAAACCTGTCACCCACTGGATCCTG ACCTCACAGACATCATGGCCACCTCTCGGGACTATGATGAGCTCCTCTTTGCCTGGAAGGGCTGGCGGGATGCTTCTGGGAAGAAGATGAGGAACAACTACAAGCGATACGTGGAACTGAGCAACAAGGCAGCCGTGCTCAATG GCTACAAAGATAACGGGGCCTACTGGAGATCCCTGTATGAGACACCCACCTTCGAGGAAGATCTGGAGAGGCTCtatctgcagctgcagcccctctaCCTCAACCTACATGCTTATGTCCGCCGAGCCCTCTACAAAAAGTATGGTGCAGAGCACATAAACTTGAAGggtcccatccctgcccacctGCTAG GCAACATGTGGGCTCAGTCATGGTCCAACATTTTCGACCTGGTGATACCTTTCCCAGATGCTACCAAGGTGGATGCCACCCCGGCCATGAAAAAACAG GGCTGGACACCCAAGAAAATGTTTGAAGAGTCAGATCGTTTCTTCACCTCTCTGGGCCTCATCCCGATGCCACAGGAGTTCTGGGACAAGTCCATGATTGAGAAGCCGTCGGATGGGCGGGAGGTGGTGTGTCACGCCTCAGCCTGGGACTTCTACAACCGCAAGGACTTCAG GATCAAGCAGTGCACCGTGGTGAACATGGACGACCTCATCACAGTGCACCACGAGATGGGGCACGTCCAGTACTTCCTGCAGTACAAGGACCAGCCCGTGTCCTTCCGCGACGGGGCCAACCCTGGCTTCCACGAGGCTGTTGGGGATGTCATGGCCTTGTCTGTCTCCACCCCCAAACACCTGCATAGCATCAATCTGCTGGACCAAGTCATGGAAAACGAAG AAAGTGATATTAACTACCTGATGAGCATCGCCCTGGACAAAATCGCCTTCTTGCCCTTTGGGTATCTCATGGACCAGTGGCGCTGGAAGGTGTTTGATGGACGGATCAAGGAGAATGAGTACAACAAGGAGTGGTGGAACCTCAG GATGAAATACCAAGGCTTGTGCCCACCAGCACTGAGGTCTGAAGATGATTTTGACCCTGGGGCAAAGTTTCACATCCCTGCCAACGTCCCTTACATTAG GTATTTTGTCAGCTTTGTGATCCAGTTCCAGTTCCACCAGGCTCTCTGTGATGCAGCCGGGCACAAGGGTCCCCTGCACACCTGTGACATCTACCAGTCCCAGAAGGCTGGGAAGATCTTGGG GGATGCCTTGAAGCTGGGTTTCAGCAAGCCGTGGCCCGAAGCCATGCAGCTCATCACAGGGCAGCCCAACATGTCAGCAGAGGCCCTGATGAGCTACTTCAAGCCACTCATGACATGGCTGGAGAAAGAGAATGAGAAGAATGGTGAGGTCCTGGGCTGGCCCGAGTACAGCTGGACTCCTTACACAG ccactccagcCCAAGATGACTCCAGCAAAACTGATttcctgggaatgtccctgACCAAAAGTCAAGCCACAGCAGGTGGCTGGGTCCTGCTTGCCCTGGCACTCATCTTCCTGATCACCACCATTTTCTTGGCTGTCAAGTTCTTCTCAGCCAGGAGAAAGGCCTTCAAATCCAGCTCAGAAATGGAACTGAAATAA